One genomic window of Salvelinus namaycush isolate Seneca chromosome 22, SaNama_1.0, whole genome shotgun sequence includes the following:
- the LOC120017979 gene encoding homeobox protein SIX3-like, with translation MVFRSPLELYPSHFFLPNFTERPVLLASSTPTRSPEDLSMFALPTLNFSPEQVASVCETLEETGDIERLGRFLWSLPVAPGACEQINKHESILRARAVVAFHTGNFRDLYHILENHKFTKDSHGKLQAMWLEAHYQEAEKLRGRPLGPVDKYRVRKKFPLPRTIWDGEQKTHCFKERTRGLLREWYLQDPYPNPSKKRELAQATGLTPTQVGNWFKNRRQRDRAAAAKNRLQHQGIRQNGMRSLSESGCTPRSSAESPSTAASPTTSISSMTERVDTGTSILSVTSSDSECDV, from the exons ATGGTTTTCAGATCCCCTTTAGAGCTTTATCCCTCCCATTTCTTCCTGCCAAACTTCACTGAGCGCCCTGTGCTCTTGGCGAGCAGCACTCCCACCAGGTCTCCAGAAGACTTGTCAATGTTTGCGCTACCGACCCTCAACTTCTCTCCGGAGCAAGTGGCGAGCGTCTGTGagacgctggaggaaaccggAGACATTGAACGGCTGGGACGATTCCTATGGTCCCTGCCGGTGGCACCTGGAGCATGCGAGCAGATCAACAAGCATGAGTCCATCCTGCGAGCTCGCGCAGTGGTTGCTTTCCACACGGGGAATTTTCGAGACCTTTATCACATCTTGGAGAACCACAAGTTTACCAAAGACTCCCATGGCAAACTGCAGGCCATGTGGCTGGAGGCACACTACCAGGAGGCCGAGAAGCTGCGCGGTCGCCCCTTAGGACCGGTTGACAAGTACAGGGTACGGAAGAAGTTCCCCCTGCCCAGGACCATCTGGGACGGCGAGCAGAAGACACACTGTTTCAAAGAGAGGACGCGCGGTCTGTTAAGGGAGTGGTACCTTCAGGACCCATATCCAAACCCCAGCAAGAAAAGGGAACTGGCACAAGCCACTGGACTCACTCCTACACAGGTCGGAAATTGGTTTAAAAACCGGAGGCAAAGAGACAGAGCCGCGGCAGCAAAAAACAG GCTTCAGCACCAGGGAATTAGACAGAACGGTATGCGGTCCCTTTCAGAATCCGGGTGCACTCCACGCAGCTCGGCCGAATCGCCGTCTACCGCGGCCAGTCCTACTACCAGCATCTCCAGTATGACAGAGCGAGTTGACACTGGAACGTCCATTCTTTCAGTAACATCCAGTGACTCCGAGTGCGACGTAtga